Proteins encoded by one window of Enterococcus faecalis:
- a CDS encoding amino acid ABC transporter substrate-binding protein, producing MMKKKYSLALLVICCSLLLFAGCGKRKSNEDQWTRINEEKRIIIGLDDSFVPMGFQDKSGKIVGFDVDLAKAVFKLYGISVDFQPIDWSMKETELQNQTIDLIWNGYTKTSERAEKVQFTQPYMTNDQVLVSLKVKNIATASDMQGKILGVQNGSSGYDGFESQPDVLKKFVKDQTPILYDGFNEAFLDLKSGRIDGLLIDRVYANYYLSHEDNLKNYTISHVGYDNEDFAVGVRKSDNQLVQKINTAFETLRKDGTLSKISQKWFGEDVTNNTKIN from the coding sequence ATGATGAAAAAGAAATATTCTTTAGCCTTGCTGGTTATCTGTTGTAGTTTACTCCTATTTGCAGGTTGTGGTAAAAGAAAAAGCAACGAAGATCAATGGACACGGATTAACGAAGAAAAACGGATTATTATTGGCTTAGATGACTCCTTTGTGCCCATGGGTTTTCAAGATAAATCAGGCAAAATTGTCGGCTTTGATGTCGACTTAGCCAAAGCGGTTTTTAAACTTTATGGCATTTCCGTTGACTTCCAACCGATTGATTGGTCTATGAAAGAAACAGAATTACAAAATCAAACCATTGATCTTATTTGGAACGGCTACACTAAAACGAGCGAGCGGGCCGAAAAAGTTCAATTCACACAACCTTACATGACGAACGATCAAGTACTTGTTTCTTTAAAAGTAAAAAACATTGCAACAGCGAGCGACATGCAAGGCAAAATTTTAGGGGTTCAAAACGGCTCTTCTGGCTATGATGGCTTCGAAAGTCAGCCTGACGTTTTGAAAAAATTTGTTAAAGACCAAACGCCTATTTTATATGACGGCTTTAATGAAGCTTTCTTAGATTTAAAATCTGGCCGAATTGATGGGCTCCTAATCGATCGCGTCTACGCCAACTACTATCTTTCCCACGAAGATAATTTAAAAAACTATACTATTTCTCATGTCGGCTATGACAATGAAGATTTTGCTGTGGGCGTCCGCAAATCAGACAATCAATTAGTCCAAAAAATCAATACTGCCTTTGAAACGTTACGAAAAGATGGCACCCTTAGTAAAATTTCTCAAAAATGGTTTGGAGAGGACGTTACAAATAACACAAAAATAAACTAA
- a CDS encoding DUF960 domain-containing protein, with translation MFERFDSDRSRYASLGVVSSLPSGLIDSIWLIIDLNLKGVIPLNDLLHFDLLNNNGKVTVHFSQENSSVEMAIDLPFSYSTAYPSRIFAFDDGHRETILLPAEMLES, from the coding sequence ATGTTTGAACGTTTTGATAGTGACCGTAGCCGCTATGCTTCATTAGGTGTTGTTTCTAGCTTACCTAGTGGCTTAATTGATAGTATTTGGTTGATTATTGACTTAAATCTAAAAGGGGTTATCCCTTTAAACGACTTACTTCACTTTGATTTGTTGAACAATAATGGCAAGGTGACTGTCCATTTTTCTCAAGAAAATAGTTCAGTAGAAATGGCCATCGACTTACCATTTAGTTATTCTACGGCATATCCGTCGCGAATTTTTGCTTTTGATGATGGCCATCGTGAAACGATTTTATTACCTGCAGAAATGTTAGAATCTTAA
- a CDS encoding peptide ABC transporter substrate-binding protein, producing MKQKKWLIGLVALGLVLAACGSGGSKTTSNEAATQKINVASGGELSTLDSAHYTDVYSSDMIGQVVEGLYRQDKNGDPELAMAKAEPQVSEDGLVYTFKLREAKWTNGDPVKAGDFVVAFRNVVDPAYGSSSSNQMDIFKNGRAVREGQATMEEFGVKAIDDQTLELTLENSIPYLAQVLVGTPFMPKNEAFAKEKGTAYGTSADNFVGNGPFVISGWDGNSETWKLKKNDHYWDKEHVKLNEIDVQVVKEIGTGANLFDNGDLDYTVLADTYALQYKESKQAHFVPKAMVGYLSPNHRREITGNEHVRKAFLQAIDKETFAKEILGDGSTALNGFVPANFAKNPDTGEDFRKENGDLLPYNIKEAQANWNKAKEELGKDKIELELISADSAIAKKTIEFVQGQLQQNLPGLTIKLKSLPLQNRLDLQTAGNYDLAFGTWTPDYADPFNFLEFYDSKSGLNTSGYNDSAYDAGLQKVRKDYANEPEKRWNELLSLEKTLIEKDAGVLPLFQGAIGYLKSDRLQGLQVFSFGRTVSYRLAYVEE from the coding sequence ATGAAACAGAAAAAGTGGTTAATCGGACTTGTTGCACTGGGCTTGGTTTTAGCAGCATGTGGAAGTGGCGGTTCGAAAACGACCTCGAATGAAGCAGCTACACAGAAAATTAACGTCGCATCTGGTGGTGAACTCTCGACATTAGACAGCGCTCATTATACAGATGTCTATAGTTCCGATATGATTGGTCAAGTAGTTGAAGGCTTGTATCGACAAGATAAAAACGGAGATCCTGAGCTAGCTATGGCGAAAGCAGAGCCACAAGTTAGTGAAGACGGGTTAGTCTATACATTCAAGTTACGAGAGGCAAAATGGACAAACGGGGATCCAGTTAAAGCAGGGGATTTTGTAGTTGCGTTTAGAAACGTGGTCGATCCAGCATACGGTTCAAGTAGCAGTAATCAAATGGATATTTTTAAAAATGGGCGTGCGGTGCGGGAAGGACAAGCCACGATGGAAGAATTTGGTGTCAAAGCAATCGATGACCAGACACTAGAACTAACATTGGAAAATTCAATTCCTTATTTAGCCCAAGTCTTAGTTGGAACACCTTTTATGCCTAAAAACGAAGCCTTTGCCAAAGAAAAAGGTACTGCCTATGGGACTTCTGCAGATAATTTTGTTGGCAATGGACCGTTTGTAATTTCAGGCTGGGATGGCAATTCCGAAACTTGGAAATTGAAGAAGAATGATCATTATTGGGATAAAGAACACGTAAAATTGAATGAAATTGATGTTCAAGTAGTGAAAGAAATTGGCACAGGAGCCAATCTTTTTGATAATGGTGATTTAGATTACACTGTTTTAGCAGATACTTATGCACTTCAGTATAAAGAGTCAAAACAAGCGCATTTTGTTCCTAAAGCCATGGTGGGTTATTTAAGCCCAAATCATCGCCGTGAAATTACCGGCAACGAACATGTTCGAAAAGCTTTTTTACAAGCGATTGACAAAGAAACTTTTGCAAAAGAAATTTTAGGAGATGGCTCGACAGCTTTAAATGGTTTTGTACCAGCTAATTTTGCAAAAAATCCAGATACAGGTGAAGATTTCCGCAAAGAAAATGGTGATTTATTGCCATATAATATTAAAGAAGCCCAAGCTAACTGGAACAAAGCGAAAGAAGAGTTGGGCAAAGATAAAATTGAATTGGAACTAATCTCAGCGGACTCAGCGATTGCCAAGAAAACCATTGAATTTGTTCAAGGGCAATTGCAACAAAATTTACCAGGTTTAACAATCAAATTAAAATCATTGCCTTTGCAAAATCGTTTGGATTTACAAACAGCAGGTAATTACGATTTAGCCTTTGGAACATGGACACCTGACTATGCTGATCCCTTTAATTTTTTAGAATTTTATGACTCAAAAAGTGGCTTAAATACTTCTGGTTATAACGATTCAGCGTATGATGCGGGTCTCCAAAAAGTTAGAAAAGATTACGCTAATGAACCTGAAAAACGCTGGAATGAATTACTAAGTTTAGAAAAAACATTAATTGAAAAAGATGCCGGTGTTTTACCATTATTCCAAGGAGCCATTGGTTACTTGAAATCAGATCGCTTACAAGGCTTGCAAGTATTTTCTTTTGGCCGCACAGTATCCTATCGTTTAGCTTATGTAGAAGAATAA
- a CDS encoding amino acid ABC transporter ATP-binding protein produces MLTIKNLTKHFDNRTIIDHLNLEIPDGKILTIVGPSGGGKTTLLRCLAGLETIDSGELLLDGVPFNPAEMDNADQVVGVVFQDFQLFPHLSVLENITLAPTLVLKEEKAKSQQEALELLEKLGLAGKEKLYPYQLSGGQKQRVALARALAMKPKVLGYDEPTSALDPALRQQVEEVILDLRKQGMTQIVVTHDMAFAEKIADNLLTVAPVQ; encoded by the coding sequence ATGTTAACTATTAAAAATTTAACCAAACATTTTGACAACCGGACCATTATTGATCACTTAAATTTAGAAATTCCAGATGGTAAAATTTTAACGATTGTTGGTCCTTCAGGCGGCGGAAAAACCACTTTACTTCGTTGTTTGGCTGGTTTAGAAACCATTGATTCTGGTGAGCTTTTGTTGGATGGTGTTCCTTTCAATCCTGCTGAAATGGACAATGCCGATCAAGTGGTTGGGGTCGTTTTCCAGGACTTCCAACTTTTCCCTCACTTATCAGTTTTAGAAAATATTACCTTAGCACCTACATTAGTACTAAAAGAAGAAAAAGCAAAAAGTCAGCAAGAAGCTTTAGAGTTACTGGAAAAATTGGGCTTGGCTGGTAAAGAAAAACTCTATCCGTACCAACTTTCCGGTGGACAAAAACAACGAGTTGCACTTGCTCGTGCCTTAGCAATGAAGCCAAAAGTTCTTGGGTACGATGAACCAACGAGCGCGCTAGATCCAGCTTTACGCCAACAAGTGGAAGAAGTTATTTTAGATTTACGGAAACAAGGCATGACACAGATTGTCGTGACCCACGATATGGCTTTCGCTGAAAAAATTGCAGACAATCTTTTGACGGTTGCCCCCGTCCAATAG
- the leuS gene encoding leucine--tRNA ligase, which produces MSYNHKEIEKKWQKYWAKNNCFNTLDDPNKEKFYALDMFPYPSGQGLHVGHPEGYTATDILSRMKRAQGYNVLHPMGWDAFGLPAEQYALDTGNDPAEFTKKNIETFRRQINSLGFSYDWNREINTTDPEYYKWTQWIFTKLYEKGLAYEAEVAVNWVPELGTVISNEEVIDGKSERGGYDVVRRPMRQWMLKITAYADRLLEDLELVDWPESIKDMQRNWIGRSEGANVTFKVAGTEESFTVFTTRPDTLFGATYTVLAPELELVKKITTPEQTAAVEAYIEETSKKSDLNRTDLAKEKTGVFTGAYAINPVNGQEIPIWIGDYVLASYGTGAIMAVPAHDERDYEFAKTFGIDILPVIAGGDITTEAYTGDGPHINSDFLNGLNKAEAIAKMNEWLEENHVGKKEVSYRLRDWLFSRQRYWGEPIPVIHWEDGTTTTVPESELPLRLPVTSDIRPSGTGESPLANIDEWVNVVDPETGMKGKRETNTMPQWAGSSWYYLRFIDPHNKNEIADFEKLKRWLPVDIYIGGAEHAVLHLLYARFWHKFLYDIGVVPTKEPFQKLYNQGMILGENNEKMSKSRGNVVNPDDVVAKYGADTLRLYEMFMGPLDASIAWNENGLEGSRKFLDRVWRLIVDEEGKMRDRITTINDGRLTKVYHQTVKKVTEDMANLHFNTAISQLMVFVNEANKVDALPYEYVEGFVQLLAPIAPHIGEELWQILGNEESLTYVPWPTYDEAALVEDEVEVVFQVNGKLRGKQNVARGLSKEELEQIAMNHEAVKEFIEGKTVRKVIAVPDKLVNIVAN; this is translated from the coding sequence ATGAGCTACAATCACAAAGAGATTGAGAAAAAATGGCAAAAATATTGGGCTAAGAACAATTGTTTCAATACATTGGACGACCCAAATAAAGAAAAATTTTATGCACTAGATATGTTTCCCTATCCATCTGGACAAGGCTTACACGTAGGTCACCCGGAAGGCTATACAGCAACCGATATTCTTTCACGTATGAAACGTGCGCAAGGCTATAATGTGTTGCATCCAATGGGCTGGGATGCGTTTGGTTTGCCAGCAGAACAATATGCGTTAGACACAGGAAATGACCCAGCTGAATTTACTAAGAAAAATATCGAAACATTCCGTCGCCAAATTAATTCATTAGGATTCAGCTATGATTGGAATCGCGAAATTAATACCACTGATCCCGAATATTACAAATGGACACAATGGATATTTACAAAATTATATGAAAAAGGGTTAGCTTATGAAGCAGAAGTTGCGGTTAACTGGGTACCTGAACTAGGAACTGTTATTTCAAATGAAGAAGTCATTGATGGAAAAAGTGAACGTGGCGGTTATGATGTGGTTCGCCGACCAATGCGTCAATGGATGCTGAAAATTACTGCTTATGCAGATCGCTTATTAGAAGATTTAGAGCTTGTTGATTGGCCAGAAAGTATTAAAGATATGCAACGAAATTGGATTGGACGTTCTGAAGGAGCCAATGTGACCTTTAAAGTCGCTGGCACAGAAGAAAGTTTCACGGTGTTTACAACCCGTCCTGATACCTTGTTTGGTGCAACCTATACTGTTCTAGCTCCTGAACTAGAACTAGTGAAAAAAATTACGACACCTGAACAAACAGCAGCTGTAGAAGCATATATTGAAGAAACCTCAAAAAAATCTGATTTAAATAGAACGGATTTAGCAAAAGAAAAAACAGGTGTTTTCACAGGTGCGTATGCGATAAATCCAGTTAATGGCCAAGAAATTCCAATTTGGATTGGCGATTATGTTTTAGCAAGCTATGGCACAGGCGCAATCATGGCGGTCCCAGCGCATGATGAACGGGATTACGAATTTGCGAAAACATTTGGCATTGATATCCTACCAGTAATCGCAGGTGGCGACATTACAACAGAAGCCTATACAGGGGATGGACCGCATATCAATTCTGATTTCTTAAATGGATTAAACAAAGCAGAAGCCATCGCTAAAATGAATGAGTGGCTAGAAGAAAATCACGTAGGGAAAAAAGAAGTATCTTATCGTTTACGTGACTGGTTATTCTCTCGTCAACGCTACTGGGGTGAACCAATTCCTGTGATCCATTGGGAAGATGGAACAACCACAACGGTTCCTGAATCTGAGTTACCTCTACGTTTACCAGTAACATCGGATATTCGCCCAAGTGGAACTGGGGAATCGCCATTAGCAAACATTGATGAATGGGTCAATGTCGTCGACCCTGAAACTGGTATGAAGGGAAAACGTGAAACGAATACTATGCCACAATGGGCTGGAAGCTCTTGGTATTACTTACGATTCATTGATCCTCATAATAAAAATGAAATTGCTGATTTTGAAAAATTAAAACGTTGGTTACCAGTTGATATCTATATTGGTGGTGCCGAACATGCGGTGCTGCATTTACTTTATGCTCGTTTTTGGCATAAATTCTTATATGATATTGGTGTGGTTCCTACCAAAGAACCTTTCCAAAAATTATACAACCAAGGTATGATTTTAGGAGAAAACAACGAAAAAATGTCTAAATCACGTGGCAATGTTGTAAATCCCGATGATGTGGTGGCTAAATATGGTGCGGATACATTACGTCTTTATGAAATGTTCATGGGCCCGTTAGATGCTTCCATTGCTTGGAATGAAAATGGCTTAGAAGGAAGTCGTAAATTCTTAGATCGCGTTTGGCGTCTGATTGTTGATGAAGAAGGCAAAATGCGTGACCGAATTACCACAATTAATGATGGCCGTTTAACGAAAGTTTATCACCAAACGGTTAAAAAAGTGACAGAAGATATGGCAAACTTGCACTTTAATACAGCGATTTCTCAATTAATGGTTTTTGTGAATGAAGCCAATAAAGTGGATGCCTTACCTTATGAATATGTGGAAGGATTTGTCCAATTACTTGCGCCAATCGCGCCACATATTGGTGAAGAACTATGGCAAATTTTAGGTAACGAGGAAAGTTTAACTTATGTCCCTTGGCCAACCTATGATGAAGCAGCCTTAGTAGAAGATGAAGTGGAAGTAGTTTTCCAAGTGAACGGAAAATTACGTGGCAAACAAAATGTCGCTCGTGGGTTAAGCAAAGAAGAATTAGAACAAATTGCAATGAACCATGAAGCTGTTAAAGAATTTATTGAAGGAAAAACAGTGCGCAAAGTGATTGCTGTTCCAGATAAATTAGTAAATATTGTTGCAAATTAA
- a CDS encoding 50S ribosomal protein L25/general stress protein Ctc, with amino-acid sequence MSVQLEVKERAIRPRSLRNQLRHEGKVPAIVYGYQIESTPIYFEEKDLSKILREHGANTVIKMTVDGKNINTLMSKAQLDTFTGQMLHVEFLSVNMKETTEVEAEVQLIGESAGVKAGGTLAQNLYTVLVAATPDKLPESIEVDITNLEIGDALTIADLPEHKDYEILTDPEEQLVAIVEAQTAPEEEEGTAAETTEPELAE; translated from the coding sequence GTCCACGTTCACTAAGAAATCAGCTACGTCACGAAGGGAAAGTACCTGCCATTGTTTACGGTTACCAAATTGAAAGTACACCAATCTATTTTGAAGAAAAAGACTTATCAAAAATTTTACGCGAACATGGTGCTAACACCGTTATTAAAATGACAGTTGATGGGAAAAACATCAACACATTAATGTCAAAAGCACAATTAGATACCTTTACTGGTCAAATGCTTCATGTTGAATTCTTATCTGTAAATATGAAAGAAACAACAGAAGTCGAAGCAGAAGTTCAATTAATTGGTGAATCTGCGGGTGTGAAAGCTGGGGGTACCTTAGCTCAAAACTTGTACACTGTTTTAGTGGCAGCCACACCAGATAAATTGCCAGAATCAATTGAAGTAGATATTACAAACTTAGAAATTGGTGATGCTCTTACAATCGCTGATTTACCTGAACACAAAGACTATGAAATTTTAACTGATCCAGAAGAACAACTAGTTGCTATTGTTGAAGCACAAACTGCTCCTGAAGAAGAAGAAGGAACAGCTGCTGAAACGACTGAACCAGAATTAGCCGAATAA
- a CDS encoding amino acid ABC transporter permease — translation MMDYILEILPALVSGAGMTLKVFFFTLLGSIPLGIIIAFILQSSFKPLRYLINLYIWLMRGTPLLLQLIFVFYGLPLIGIVFERYDAALFAFILNYAAYFAEIFRGGIQAIPQGQYEAAKVLRLTRFQTVTRIILPQVVKIVLPSVGNEIINLVKDTSLIYVLGLGDLLRAGKIAMSRDVTLVPLALVGVIYLLFTAILTVASKKIEKFYQYYK, via the coding sequence ATGATGGATTATATTTTAGAAATTTTACCTGCTTTAGTTAGCGGAGCTGGCATGACACTGAAAGTCTTTTTCTTTACGCTCCTTGGCTCGATTCCACTGGGGATTATCATTGCCTTTATTTTACAAAGTTCGTTTAAACCTTTACGTTACTTAATTAACCTCTACATTTGGTTAATGCGCGGCACTCCGCTATTGTTACAATTAATTTTTGTTTTTTACGGCTTACCATTAATTGGTATTGTCTTTGAACGTTACGATGCAGCCTTATTCGCATTTATTTTAAATTATGCTGCGTACTTTGCTGAAATTTTTCGCGGGGGGATTCAAGCAATTCCCCAAGGTCAATATGAAGCTGCTAAGGTTTTACGTTTAACACGTTTTCAAACAGTCACGCGGATTATTTTGCCACAAGTTGTTAAAATCGTGCTGCCTTCCGTAGGAAATGAAATTATCAATTTGGTCAAGGATACTTCTCTTATTTATGTTCTTGGCTTAGGCGATCTTTTGCGTGCTGGTAAAATTGCGATGAGCCGCGATGTTACATTAGTGCCATTAGCTTTAGTGGGAGTGATTTATTTACTCTTTACGGCAATTTTGACTGTTGCTTCTAAGAAAATTGAAAAATTCTATCAATATTATAAATAG
- a CDS encoding GlsB/YeaQ/YmgE family stress response membrane protein, with translation MFSFLWALIVGGIIGAIAGAILGKDVPGGIIGNIIVGFLGSWVASLLLPSLGPVIGGFPIISALLGAIICIAIYSFIVNRKA, from the coding sequence ATGTTTAGCTTTCTATGGGCATTAATTGTCGGAGGAATTATTGGCGCAATTGCTGGCGCAATTTTAGGAAAAGACGTGCCTGGTGGCATTATTGGAAATATTATCGTGGGCTTTTTAGGAAGTTGGGTAGCATCACTCTTGTTGCCTTCTTTAGGACCAGTCATCGGCGGGTTTCCAATTATCTCAGCGTTGCTAGGAGCGATTATCTGTATCGCTATTTACTCTTTTATTGTAAACCGCAAGGCGTAA
- a CDS encoding DUF3955 domain-containing protein, with translation MKKYRISLFLGLISLLLFMISILVGSTLSSDGLLKEPAFFCTPLGYFFLFIALLSVITITCKEHMNQKGKTKQP, from the coding sequence TTGAAAAAATATCGTATTAGCTTATTTCTTGGCTTGATTAGTCTTTTATTATTTATGATCTCTATTTTAGTTGGATCAACATTATCTAGCGATGGACTTTTAAAAGAACCCGCCTTTTTCTGTACGCCGCTTGGTTACTTTTTTCTCTTCATCGCCTTGCTTTCGGTTATAACAATCACATGTAAAGAACATATGAATCAAAAAGGTAAAACAAAACAACCTTAA